A portion of the Candidatus Ruthia endofausta genome contains these proteins:
- the glyQ gene encoding glycine--tRNA ligase subunit alpha, which yields MSISDLNACISFQNLILKLQTFWASKGCALLQPFDMEMGAGTFHPATFLRAIGPEPWKAAYVQPSRRPTDGRYGKNPNRLQYYYQFQVLLKPSPIDIQDLYLESLTEIGIDLTKHDVRFVEDNWESPTLGAWGLGWEVWLNGMEVSQFTYFQQVGGLACKPVSGELTYGLERLAMYLQGVDSVFDLVWVEGVSYFDVFHQNEVEQSKYNFEIANTEVLFRQFDEAEAMHEKLIEASLPFPAYEQVIKASHLFNLLDARHAISVIDRARFICKMRAMSRKVAQTYYDSRKALGFPIVR from the coding sequence ATGTCAATTTCAGACTTGAATGCCTGTATTTCATTCCAAAATTTAATTTTAAAACTGCAAACTTTTTGGGCCTCAAAAGGGTGCGCTTTATTGCAGCCCTTTGATATGGAAATGGGTGCTGGTACCTTTCACCCCGCTACGTTTCTAAGAGCCATTGGTCCCGAACCTTGGAAGGCAGCTTATGTGCAACCTTCTCGTCGCCCCACCGATGGTCGCTATGGCAAAAATCCAAATCGTTTACAATACTATTATCAGTTCCAAGTATTGCTAAAACCTTCACCTATAGACATTCAAGATTTGTATTTAGAGTCTTTAACTGAAATTGGTATTGATTTAACCAAACATGATGTACGCTTTGTGGAAGACAATTGGGAGTCGCCAACTTTAGGGGCTTGGGGCTTGGGTTGGGAAGTTTGGTTAAATGGCATGGAGGTTTCTCAATTTACCTATTTTCAGCAAGTGGGTGGCTTGGCTTGCAAACCTGTATCAGGTGAGCTTACTTACGGCCTAGAACGTTTAGCCATGTACTTACAAGGCGTTGATAGTGTGTTTGATTTGGTTTGGGTTGAAGGTGTTAGTTATTTTGATGTGTTTCATCAAAACGAAGTTGAACAATCAAAATATAACTTTGAAATTGCCAATACCGAAGTACTATTTAGGCAATTTGATGAGGCAGAGGCCATGCATGAAAAACTAATTGAGGCTTCCTTGCCTTTCCCCGCCTACGAACAAGTAATAAAAGCGTCACATTTATTTAATTTACTTGATGCGCGCCACGCTATTAGCGTGATAGATCGTGCACGATTTATCTGTAAAATGCGTGCTATGAGCCGAAAAGTAGCGCAAACTTACTATGATTCGCGCAAAGCTTTGGGCTTTCCAATAGTTAGATAA
- a CDS encoding YqaA family protein, with protein MDIFSKIYLRILNWAENRYAIYYLSVVSFLESSILPYPPPDVILAPMVFKRPDKAYYFAFICTVFSVFGGLAGYFLGEVLLQFLLGFELIKPESVANIKTFFDTYGIWVVGIAAFTPIPYKLATITAGTMSMALLPFIIISLIARAARYYLVALLVKAYGQQCDQWLQKYIDRLGYVLIVVVALSIWYAS; from the coding sequence ATGGATATATTTTCCAAAATTTATTTAAGAATTCTTAACTGGGCTGAAAACAGATATGCCATTTATTATTTGTCAGTGGTTAGTTTTTTAGAATCTAGCATTTTACCTTATCCCCCACCTGATGTAATACTAGCACCTATGGTATTCAAACGTCCTGACAAAGCCTACTATTTTGCTTTTATTTGTACTGTTTTTTCAGTGTTTGGTGGCTTGGCTGGGTATTTTCTAGGCGAAGTATTATTGCAATTTTTATTGGGTTTTGAGCTCATTAAGCCAGAATCAGTCGCAAACATTAAAACATTTTTTGATACTTATGGCATCTGGGTAGTTGGCATTGCAGCATTTACTCCTATTCCATACAAACTGGCCACCATTACTGCTGGCACTATGTCTATGGCATTATTGCCATTTATTATTATCTCACTCATTGCGCGTGCAGCCAGATATTATTTAGTTGCCTTACTAGTCAAGGCTTATGGTCAACAATGTGATCAGTGGCTACAAAAATACATTGACCGTTTGGGTTATGTTCTAATCGTGGTTGTTGCACTAAGTATTTGGTATGCCAGTTAA
- a CDS encoding murein hydrolase activator EnvC family protein, whose amino-acid sequence MPVKFLVLGFILLLMTGCFSSQQKVIIVEKSINLQNISQHKLTNNPTNTKRTKQKIVRKVNRKINKWSIPVKGNISETFSRKNKHLGLTFNTKTGQNVRAIRDGEVVYVGNKIKNHGKMIIIRHPFGFYSLYTQNKDLIVENGDVIIKGQIIAITSKVPFYFEMKKFKQPINPLKYLK is encoded by the coding sequence ATGCCAGTTAAATTTTTAGTCCTTGGGTTTATCCTGCTATTAATGACAGGTTGTTTTTCTTCTCAGCAAAAAGTTATTATTGTCGAAAAATCCATCAACTTACAAAACATTAGTCAACACAAGTTGACCAACAATCCGACCAACACCAAGAGAACAAAACAAAAAATTGTTAGAAAGGTAAATAGAAAAATCAACAAATGGTCTATTCCAGTTAAAGGTAACATCAGTGAAACCTTCTCAAGAAAAAACAAGCATTTAGGCTTAACTTTTAACACCAAAACCGGGCAAAATGTACGCGCTATTCGTGATGGCGAAGTAGTATATGTTGGTAATAAAATAAAAAATCATGGTAAAATGATTATCATTCGCCATCCATTTGGCTTTTACAGTTTATACACACAAAATAAAGACTTAATAGTGGAAAATGGTGATGTTATTATCAAAGGGCAAATAATTGCCATCACTAGCAAAGTGCCGTTTTACTTTGAAATGAAAAAGTTTAAACAACCGATTAACCCGCTTAAGTATCTAAAATAA
- a CDS encoding mechanosensitive ion channel family protein has protein sequence MNDFLQNITPYQSIGALFVIAFTAHMTLGFILNSIAKHTSKTKNQLDDHLIKAVSPPLKVLIWFSLVFLSISVFKDQVKILVSVITYIDTMPIFIITWGVVRMMSGVEAYLIEKDTQIDNDSVRLFSRLAKILIIIAIALTVVQHLGFSVSGLLTFGGVGGIVMGFAAKDMLSNIFGGLMIQMDKPFSTGDWIRSDKFEGTVEKIGWRMTRIRTFSKNPVYIPNSIFATIPIETPSRMTNRRIKEVISIRYDDIEQLPIIMSEIEQMLKKHVDIDHSQSLRVYFNHFNTSSLDFNVYAFTNTVNKTTYQKVKEKILLSIAQIITKHKAEIAYPTQTLYIQK, from the coding sequence ATGAATGACTTTTTACAAAACATAACACCTTATCAGTCCATTGGTGCTTTATTTGTTATTGCATTCACTGCGCACATGACACTTGGCTTTATTTTAAACAGCATTGCCAAACATACTAGCAAAACGAAAAATCAATTAGATGACCATTTAATCAAAGCAGTATCACCGCCACTTAAAGTGTTAATTTGGTTTAGTTTGGTATTTTTATCAATTAGTGTATTTAAAGACCAAGTTAAAATCTTGGTCAGTGTTATTACCTATATTGATACCATGCCCATCTTTATCATTACTTGGGGGGTTGTTCGAATGATGTCAGGCGTTGAGGCTTACTTAATTGAAAAAGATACACAAATTGATAATGATTCAGTCAGACTATTTTCAAGATTGGCTAAAATTTTAATTATCATTGCCATTGCCTTAACTGTAGTACAACACTTAGGTTTTTCAGTTTCTGGTTTGCTTACGTTTGGTGGTGTTGGCGGTATTGTGATGGGTTTTGCTGCTAAAGACATGTTGTCAAATATTTTTGGTGGATTAATGATTCAAATGGACAAGCCTTTTTCAACAGGCGATTGGATTCGCTCTGATAAATTTGAAGGCACGGTTGAAAAAATTGGCTGGCGTATGACACGCATCCGTACTTTTAGCAAAAATCCTGTTTATATCCCCAATTCAATTTTTGCCACCATTCCCATTGAAACCCCATCACGTATGACCAATCGTCGTATTAAAGAAGTGATTAGCATTCGCTATGATGACATTGAACAACTTCCTATTATTATGAGCGAAATAGAACAAATGCTCAAAAAGCATGTAGACATTGACCATTCTCAATCACTAAGGGTTTATTTTAATCATTTTAATACCTCCTCGCTCGATTTCAATGTGTATGCCTTTACTAATACCGTTAATAAAACCACCTATCAAAAAGTAAAAGAGAAAATTCTATTAAGCATTGCACAAATTATTACCAAACACAAAGCTGAGATTGCCTATCCCACCCAAACTTTGTATATTCAGAAATAA
- the miaB gene encoding tRNA (N6-isopentenyl adenosine(37)-C2)-methylthiotransferase MiaB: MQKLYIRTFGCQMNEYDSNKMADVLKHSHGLVPTDDATSADVLLLNTCSIREKAQEKLFHQLGRWRKLKDKNPNLIIGVGGCVASQEGELILKRAPYVNIIFGPQTLHRLPNMLNDVLNKKQTNIDISFPEIEKFDHLPKPETNAVTAFVSIMEGCSKYCTFCVVPYTRGEEVSRPFNDVINEVKILTNQGVREVNLLGQNVNAYQGLMDDGEMADLALLINIVAQINGIKRIRYTTSHPSQFNDSLIEAYMEVPELVSHLHLPIQSGSDKILRLMKRGHTTIEYKSKIRKLRKIRPNISISSDFIIGFPGENEQDFLDTMTLIDDIGFDKSFSFIYSARPGTPASSYPDDVDMGVKKQRLTLIQKAIDKNTETISKSMVGSVQKVLVENIAKKGDHLFGRTENMRNTHFKGDKSLIDQIVNIKITQGRGNSLMGDLLT; encoded by the coding sequence ATGCAAAAATTATACATCCGCACTTTTGGATGCCAGATGAATGAATACGATTCTAATAAAATGGCCGATGTGCTTAAACACTCTCATGGCTTAGTGCCAACTGATGATGCAACTAGTGCTGATGTACTGCTACTTAACACTTGCTCAATTCGTGAAAAAGCCCAAGAAAAACTATTCCATCAACTCGGTCGTTGGCGCAAATTAAAAGACAAAAATCCTAATTTAATCATTGGCGTAGGTGGCTGTGTTGCCTCACAAGAAGGTGAGTTAATTCTCAAACGCGCCCCTTATGTAAATATCATTTTTGGTCCACAAACCTTACATAGATTGCCAAATATGCTCAATGATGTGCTCAATAAGAAGCAAACCAATATTGATATTTCATTTCCAGAAATTGAAAAATTTGATCATCTACCAAAGCCAGAAACCAACGCCGTTACCGCTTTTGTCTCAATTATGGAAGGTTGTAGCAAATATTGTACATTTTGTGTTGTGCCTTATACGCGTGGTGAAGAAGTATCACGCCCATTTAATGATGTCATCAATGAAGTTAAAATTTTAACCAACCAAGGTGTTAGGGAAGTTAACTTACTTGGACAAAATGTCAATGCCTATCAAGGTTTGATGGATGATGGGGAGATGGCTGATTTGGCACTGTTAATTAACATTGTAGCTCAAATTAATGGCATTAAACGCATTCGCTATACCACCTCACACCCAAGCCAATTTAACGACAGTTTAATTGAGGCTTACATGGAGGTGCCAGAATTGGTTTCGCACTTACACTTGCCCATTCAAAGCGGTTCTGACAAGATTCTCAGACTGATGAAACGCGGACATACGACCATTGAATACAAATCAAAAATTAGAAAATTACGTAAAATTCGCCCAAATATTTCTATATCAAGTGATTTTATTATCGGTTTCCCGGGTGAAAATGAGCAAGATTTTCTTGACACCATGACACTAATTGATGACATTGGTTTTGATAAATCATTTAGTTTTATCTATTCTGCTCGCCCTGGAACGCCCGCTTCAAGTTATCCTGATGATGTTGATATGGGTGTTAAAAAACAACGCCTAACCTTAATACAAAAAGCAATAGACAAAAATACTGAAACCATCTCTAAATCAATGGTTGGTAGTGTGCAAAAAGTACTGGTAGAAAATATAGCCAAAAAAGGAGATCACTTATTTGGACGTACAGAAAATATGCGTAATACGCACTTCAAAGGTGACAAGTCCCTGATTGATCAAATTGTCAATATAAAAATTACCCAAGGTCGTGGTAATTCTTTAATGGGTGATTTACTCACCTAA
- the ahcY gene encoding adenosylhomocysteinase: MSNSTLNNQDYKVADIALANYGRKEIELAEAEMPALMTLRKKYQSTQPLKNAKILGCIHMTIQTAVLMETLIDLGAQVRWSSCNIFSTQDHAASAMVAANIPTFAWKGETEEEFLWCIEQTILKNGKPWAANMVLDDGGDLTQMLHKKYPEMLANIHGISEETTTGVHRLLEMMKEGSLKVPAINVNDSVTKSKNDNKYGCRHSLNDAIKRGTDMLMSGKKALVIGYGDVGKGSAQSLRQEGMIIKISEIDPICAMQACMDGFEIVSPYINGINTGSVDGINKDLLSTTDLIVTTTGNINVCDDAMLQTLKSGSVVCNIGHFDNEIDTQYMRDNWCWDEVKPQVHRIFRTNNKNDYLILLSEGRLVNLGNATGHPSRIMDGSFANQVLAQIHLFDAKFADKGGNIYVEVLPKKLDEEVASGMVSGFGGVLTIMTTTQADYINLPKNGPFKPESYKY; the protein is encoded by the coding sequence ATGAGTAATTCAACCTTAAATAATCAAGATTACAAAGTTGCTGATATAGCACTAGCCAATTATGGTCGTAAAGAAATAGAACTTGCAGAAGCAGAAATGCCAGCACTAATGACACTTCGGAAAAAATATCAAAGCACACAGCCTTTAAAAAATGCCAAAATTCTTGGTTGTATTCACATGACTATTCAAACTGCTGTTTTAATGGAAACATTAATCGATTTAGGTGCACAAGTGCGTTGGTCAAGCTGTAACATCTTTTCAACTCAAGACCACGCCGCTAGCGCTATGGTAGCAGCCAATATTCCAACTTTTGCTTGGAAAGGCGAGACTGAAGAGGAATTTTTATGGTGCATTGAGCAAACTATTTTAAAAAATGGCAAGCCTTGGGCGGCCAACATGGTGCTTGATGATGGTGGTGATTTAACCCAAATGCTGCACAAAAAATATCCAGAAATGTTGGCTAACATTCATGGTATTTCTGAGGAAACCACAACAGGTGTTCATCGTTTATTAGAAATGATGAAAGAGGGCTCGCTTAAAGTACCTGCTATTAATGTAAACGACTCAGTTACCAAATCAAAAAATGACAACAAATATGGTTGTCGTCACTCGTTAAATGACGCTATTAAGCGTGGCACTGATATGCTCATGTCGGGTAAAAAAGCACTGGTCATTGGCTATGGCGATGTCGGCAAAGGCTCTGCACAATCATTACGCCAAGAAGGCATGATTATTAAAATCAGCGAAATTGACCCAATCTGTGCAATGCAAGCTTGTATGGATGGTTTTGAGATTGTTTCTCCTTATATTAATGGTATTAATACAGGTTCGGTTGATGGTATTAATAAAGATTTACTAAGCACAACTGATTTGATTGTCACCACTACAGGTAATATTAATGTTTGCGACGATGCTATGCTACAAACCCTCAAATCAGGCTCAGTAGTTTGCAATATTGGGCATTTTGATAATGAAATTGATACTCAATATATGCGTGATAATTGGTGTTGGGACGAGGTTAAACCTCAAGTTCATCGTATCTTTAGAACAAATAATAAAAATGACTATTTGATTTTATTATCCGAAGGTCGCTTGGTTAACTTAGGTAATGCAACAGGACATCCAAGTCGCATCATGGATGGCTCATTTGCCAATCAAGTCTTAGCACAAATACACTTATTTGATGCAAAATTTGCCGATAAAGGTGGTAATATCTATGTTGAGGTGCTACCTAAAAAGCTAGATGAAGAAGTGGCTTCAGGTATGGTTAGTGGTTTTGGCGGCGTACTTACGATTATGACAACTACTCAAGCTGACTACATCAACCTCCCTAAAAATGGCCCATTCAAGCCTGAGAGTTATAAGTATTAA
- a CDS encoding SCO family protein, with amino-acid sequence MNNKLLSGIGVVALVIATFYFTSPNKNYKDLEKQLKVSYVLHNPDKKLPFFSLVDHNNNKFDNNNFKGKWTLLSFIYTHCPDVCPTGLMDMSILKSTLIKRGINIVPNLVAITFDPARDTPGVLKTYVTYFDKDFLGVSGDQVQINQLIKPFGAYYERVVYAKNGKPTVLKNDEPLPKGVLEFGYLINHTAWIYLLNPDGQIFAGFPAPHNPIKMADDIELLIKNY; translated from the coding sequence ATGAATAATAAATTACTTAGTGGTATTGGCGTGGTTGCACTGGTCATTGCGACATTTTATTTTACCAGTCCTAATAAAAATTACAAAGATTTAGAAAAACAGCTTAAAGTCTCTTACGTTCTTCACAATCCTGATAAGAAATTGCCTTTTTTTTCGCTGGTTGATCATAACAACAATAAATTCGATAACAATAACTTTAAAGGAAAATGGACGTTGTTATCCTTTATTTATACACATTGTCCAGATGTATGTCCTACTGGGTTAATGGATATGTCAATACTTAAATCCACTTTGATTAAAAGAGGTATAAACATTGTACCAAACCTTGTTGCTATTACTTTTGACCCAGCTAGAGACACGCCGGGCGTGTTAAAAACTTATGTGACTTATTTTGATAAAGACTTTTTAGGTGTGTCTGGTGACCAAGTACAAATTAATCAGCTTATCAAACCCTTTGGTGCGTATTATGAACGAGTGGTTTATGCAAAAAATGGCAAGCCAACAGTGCTTAAAAATGATGAGCCATTGCCAAAAGGCGTTCTAGAGTTTGGCTACTTGATTAATCATACCGCTTGGATTTATCTACTCAATCCAGATGGGCAAATTTTTGCGGGCTTTCCTGCTCCGCATAACCCGATTAAAATGGCAGATGACATTGAACTACTCATCAAAAATTATTGA